A stretch of Candidatus Symbiobacter mobilis CR DNA encodes these proteins:
- a CDS encoding AAA family ATPase: MERFFNTAGPNQPALHYTLPPLERVDWAELSWLIDAQRYFVLHAPRQTGKTGLLLHLAQQLNEAGRYRALYVNIEAAQAARNDVGAAMGTVLGAFASAADVYWNDAALCAWTRDVATTGERGDALRRVLEHWARLSPVPLVLFVDEVDALVGDALVSLLRQIRAGYAQRPTAFPHSMVLCGVRDVRDYRIHRSDGEVITGGSAFNIKSESIRLGDFTQAQMAALLAQHTVTTGQTFDDGVLEELWEDTRGQPWLVNALAFEACFRLPALRDRSCPVTLEHLRQARERLILRCDTHLDQLADKLREPRVRSVIEPIIASESGSVDLPDDDIQYCRDLGLLAPGRPLSIANRIYREIIPRQLTWSTQETMAQETAWYVRANGRLDMVALLTAFQQFFREHSESWLDRYAYKEAGPQLLLQAFLQRVVNGGGRIAREYGLGMGRTDLFLQWPLTPQGFVGPLQRVVLELKVLHSTRQYTLEQGMAQITRYGDQCGADEAHLLLFDRNPHIPWEQKLYRSEHHHAGRAVMAWGM, translated from the coding sequence ATGGAACGCTTTTTCAACACCGCTGGCCCGAATCAACCCGCACTGCACTACACCTTGCCTCCGTTGGAGCGGGTGGATTGGGCAGAGTTGTCCTGGTTGATCGACGCGCAGCGGTACTTTGTGCTGCACGCGCCGCGCCAGACGGGCAAGACCGGGCTGTTGCTCCATTTGGCGCAGCAGCTCAATGAGGCAGGGCGCTATCGGGCGCTCTACGTCAACATCGAAGCCGCGCAAGCTGCGCGCAATGATGTCGGGGCAGCGATGGGTACTGTGCTGGGCGCTTTTGCCAGCGCTGCGGACGTGTACTGGAACGACGCCGCCTTGTGCGCCTGGACACGCGACGTAGCCACCACGGGGGAACGCGGCGATGCCCTGCGCCGCGTTCTGGAACACTGGGCACGGCTATCGCCAGTGCCGCTCGTGCTATTCGTCGACGAAGTCGATGCCCTGGTTGGCGATGCCTTGGTGTCCCTGCTGCGCCAGATTCGCGCAGGGTACGCACAGCGGCCCACAGCATTCCCCCACAGCATGGTGCTTTGCGGCGTTCGCGATGTGCGCGACTACCGCATTCACCGTAGCGATGGCGAGGTCATTACCGGCGGGAGCGCCTTCAACATCAAGAGCGAGTCGATCCGCCTTGGCGATTTCACCCAGGCCCAGATGGCCGCGCTGCTGGCACAGCACACCGTGACCACCGGCCAGACCTTCGACGACGGCGTACTCGAAGAACTCTGGGAAGACACACGCGGCCAGCCTTGGCTAGTCAATGCGCTGGCTTTCGAGGCCTGCTTTCGACTGCCTGCGTTGCGCGACCGTTCCTGCCCTGTCACGCTCGAACATCTGCGCCAAGCCCGCGAGCGGTTGATTCTGCGTTGCGATACCCATCTCGACCAACTCGCCGACAAGCTGCGCGAACCGCGTGTGCGCAGCGTCATCGAGCCAATCATTGCCAGCGAAAGCGGCAGCGTCGATCTGCCCGACGACGATATTCAGTATTGCCGAGACCTTGGCCTGCTTGCCCCAGGGCGGCCTTTGTCCATTGCCAACCGGATTTACCGCGAAATCATCCCGCGCCAGCTTACCTGGAGCACGCAGGAAACAATGGCACAGGAAACGGCTTGGTACGTTCGTGCCAACGGTCGCCTCGATATGGTGGCACTGCTTACCGCCTTCCAACAGTTCTTCCGCGAACATTCCGAGAGCTGGCTGGACCGCTACGCCTACAAGGAAGCAGGCCCCCAGCTTTTGCTGCAAGCCTTTTTGCAGCGCGTCGTCAATGGCGGAGGGCGCATCGCCCGCGAATACGGCCTCGGGATGGGGCGCACCGACCTGTTTTTGCAATGGCCGCTCACCCCGCAAGGCTTTGTCGGCCCACTGCAGCGCGTCGTGCTCGAACTCAAAGTGCTGCACAGCACCCGCCAGTACACCTTGGAGCAAGGCATGGCGCAAATCACCCGCTATGGCGACCAATGCGGCGCAGACGAAGCGCACCTGCTGCTCTTCGACCGCAACCCGCATATTCCCTGGGAACAAAAGCTCTACCGCAGCGAACATCATCATGCGGGCAGGGCAGTGATGGCATGGGGGATGTAG
- a CDS encoding AAA family ATPase, whose translation MERFFNTAGPNQPALHYTLPPLERVDWAELSWLIDAQRYFVLHAPRQTGKTGLLLHLAQQLNETGRYRALYVNIEAAQAARNDVGAAMGTVLGAFASAADVYWNDAALCAWTRDVATTGERGDALRRVLEHWARLSPVPLVLFVDEADALVGDALVSLLRQIRAGYAQRPTAFPHSMVLCGVRDVRDYRIHRSDGEVITGGSAFNIKSESIRLGDFTQAQMAALLAQHTETTGQTFDDGVLEELWEDTRGQPWLVNALAFEACFRLPALRDRSCPVTLEHLRQARERLILRCDTHLDQLADKLREPRVRSVIEPVLQGEDLPTDVGDDNRQYCIDLGLLARRDGALVVANRIYREVLPRTLTSVLQDSLQGHAEPRWYVRADGRIDMVALLTAFQQFFREHSESWLDRYSYKEAGPQLLLQAFLQRVVNGGGRIAREYGLGMGRTDLFLQWPLTPQGFVGPLQRVVLELKVLHSTRQYTLEQGMAQITRYGDQCGADEAHLLLFDRNPHVPWEQKLYRSEHHHAGRAVMAWGM comes from the coding sequence ATGGAACGCTTTTTTAATACTGCTGGCCCGAATCAACCCGCACTGCACTACACCCTGCCGCCGTTGGAGCGGGTGGATTGGGCGGAGTTGTCCTGGTTGATCGACGCGCAGCGGTACTTTGTGCTCCATGCGCCGCGCCAGACGGGCAAGACCGGGCTGTTGCTCCATTTGGCGCAGCAGCTCAATGAGACAGGGCGCTACCGGGCGCTCTACGTCAACATCGAAGCCGCGCAAGCTGCGCGCAATGATGTCGGGGCAGCGATGGGTACTGTGCTCGGCGCTTTTGCCAGCGCTGCGGACGTGTACTGGAACGACGCCGCCTTGTGCGCCTGGACGCGCGACGTAGCCACCACGGGGGAACGCGGCGATGCCCTGCGCCGCGTTCTGGAACACTGGGCACGGCTATCGCCAGTGCCGCTCGTGCTATTCGTCGACGAAGCCGATGCCCTGGTTGGCGATGCCTTGGTGTCCCTGCTGCGCCAGATTCGCGCCGGGTACGCACAGCGGCCTACGGCATTCCCCCACAGCATGGTGCTTTGCGGCGTTCGCGATGTGCGCGACTACCGCATTCACCGTAGCGATGGCGAGGTCATTACCGGCGGGAGCGCTTTCAACATCAAGAGCGAGTCGATCCGCCTTGGCGATTTCACCCAGGCCCAGATGGCCGCGCTGCTGGCACAGCACACCGAGACAACTGGCCAGACCTTCGACGACGGCGTACTCGAAGAACTCTGGGAAGACACACGCGGCCAGCCTTGGCTAGTCAATGCGCTGGCTTTCGAGGCCTGCTTTCGCCTGCCTGCGTTGCGCGACCGTTCCTGCCCCGTCACGCTCGAACACTTGCGCCAGGCCCGCGAGCGGTTGATTCTGCGTTGCGACACCCATCTCGACCAACTCGCCGACAAGCTGCGCGAACCGCGTGTGCGCAGCGTCATCGAGCCTGTGCTGCAAGGGGAAGACTTGCCCACCGACGTGGGCGACGACAACCGGCAATACTGCATCGATCTGGGCTTGCTGGCGCGGCGTGACGGCGCGCTTGTCGTCGCCAACCGCATCTACCGCGAGGTGCTGCCCCGCACGCTTACTTCTGTGCTGCAAGACAGCCTGCAAGGCCACGCCGAACCCCGCTGGTACGTTCGCGCCGACGGCCGCATCGATATGGTGGCCCTGCTCACCGCCTTCCAACAGTTCTTCCGCGAGCATTCCGAGAGCTGGCTCGACCGCTACTCCTACAAGGAAGCAGGCCCCCAGCTTTTGCTGCAAGCCTTTTTGCAGCGCGTCGTCAATGGGGGAGGGCGCATCGCCCGCGAATACGGCCTCGGGATGGGGCGCACCGACTTGTTTTTGCAATGGCCGCTCACCCCGCAAGGCTTTGTCGGCCCACTGCAGCGCGTCGTGCTCGAACTCAAAGTGCTGCACAGCACCCGCCAGTACACCTTGGAGCAAGGCATGGCGCAAATCACCCGCTATGGCGACCAATGCGGCGCAGACGAAGCGCACCTGCTGCTCTTCGACCGCAACCCCCACGTGCCCTGGGAACAAAAGCTCTACCGCAGCGAACATCACCATGCGGGCAGGGCAGTAATGGCATGGGGGATGTAG